A window from Fragaria vesca subsp. vesca linkage group LG5, FraVesHawaii_1.0, whole genome shotgun sequence encodes these proteins:
- the LOC101295518 gene encoding 65-kDa microtubule-associated protein 6-like, which produces MLALGSPTISFRASSGCNHLLKELQQIWTEIGESVADQDRMLLELERECLEVYRRKVDEAANTKARLHQSVAAKEAELATLMAALGELNIDSPIRKEKRSSSLKEKLASVAPLLDNLKMKKEARMKQFADIKTQIEKISEEISGYDNLNSSLISSITLDEQDLSSRKLTEYQGHLHTLQKEKSDRLQKVLEYVNEVHSLCGVLGLDFGKTVSEVDPSLQRTNTEQSTNISNSTLEGLEQTILKLKIERKARIQKLKDVVASLFELWNLMDSSKEEMNRFSGITYILGNAEPEITHPGLLSTDVIEQASAEVERLTELKASRMKELVMKRRSELEEICRMTHIEPDTNTAAEKSSALIDSGLVDPSELLANIEAQIVKVKEEALSRKEITDRIDRWLFACEEENWLEDYNQDDSRYSAGRGVHINLKRAERARVTVNKIPAMVDNLINKTLAWEDERKTLFLYDGVRLVSILEDYKVSRRQKEEEKKRSRDQKKIQDLLLTEKEAMYGSRPSPRKSNSFRKPNGYRANGNGSMTPNPRRNSVGGGTPELLTPRSYSGRQNGYFKEPRRLSTAPLNFVAISKEDTMSYATSVCGSVLGSPPRD; this is translated from the exons ATGCTAGCTCTTGGGAGTCCCACTATCAGCTTCAGAGCAAGCAGTGGCTGTAATCATTTGCTCAAAGAGCTTCAG CAAATATGGACTGAAATTGGTGAGAGCGTGGCAGACCAAGATCGAATGTTGTTGGAGTTGGAAAGGGAATGCTTAGAAGTTTACAGGAGGAAGGTTGATGAAGCTGCCAATACCAAGGCACGCCTTCATCAGTCTGTTGCAGCAAAAGAAGCTGAGCTCGCCACTCTCATGGCTGCTCTTGGGGAACTCAATATTGATTCACCG ATACGGAAAGAGAAGAGATCAAGTTCTTTGAAAGAGAAACTCGCATCTGTGGCACCACTGCTAGACAATTTAAAAATGAAGAAAGAGGCACGAATGAAGCAATTTGCAGATATAAAGACACAAATCGAGAAGATCAGCGAGGAAATTTCTGGTTACGATAACCTCAACAGTTCTCTCATCAGTTCAATTACCCTTGATGAACAAGACTTGTCATCGAGAAAGCTTACTGAGTATCAAGGACATCTGCACACCCTTCAGAAGGAGAAG TCTGACCGCCTTCAGAAGGTTTTGGAATACGTCAATGAGGTTCATTCCCTTTGCGGTGTGCTTGGCTTGGATTTTGGTAAGACTGTAAGTGAAGTGGATCCCAGCTTGCAGAGGACAAACACAGAACAGTCCACAAACATTAGCAATAGCACATTGGAGGGTCTTGAGCAGACCATTCTCAAGTTGAAAATCGAAAGAAAAGCTCGAATCCAGAAG CTAAAAGATGTCGTAGCATCACTCTTTGAACTTTGGAATTTGATGGACTCATCAAAAGAAGAAATGAATCGATTTTCAGGGATTACTTACATTCTTGGAAATGCAGAACCAGAAATTACACATCCTGGCTTACTTTCAACAGATGTTATTGAACAG GCATCTGCAGAAGTGGAGAGACTCACTGAATTGAAAGCAAGTAGAATGAAAGAGCTTGTTATGAAAAGAAGGTCTGAATTAGAGGAAATTTGCAGAATGACTCACATTGAACCCGATACCAACACCGCTGCTGAGAAATCTAGTGCATTGATAGATTCTG GTCTAGTTGATCCGTCTGAACTTCTGGCGAACATAGAAGCACAGATAGTCAAAGTTAAAGAAGAAGCTCTAAGTCGAAAAGAAATAACAGATAGGATAGACCGGTGGTTATTTGCTTGTGAAGAGGAAAATTGGCTGGAAGACTATAATCAA GATGATAGTCGGTACAGTGCTGGGAGAGGGGTTCACATTAACCTTAAACGTGCTGAACGTGCTCGAGTGACTGTAAACAAAATTCCAG CAATGGTTGACAATTTGATAAACAAAACGCTGGCCTGGGAGGACGAGAGAAAGACATTATTTCTTTATGATGGG GTACGCTTAGTGTCAATACTAGAGGATTACAAAGTGAGCAGGCGGCAGAAGGAAGAGGAGAAGAAGCGATCCAGG GACCAAAAGAAGATCCAAGATCTTCTCCTCACAGAGAAAGAGGCCATGTATGGGTCTAGACCTAGTCCTAGAAAAAGTAATAGCTTCAGAAAACCAAATGGATATCGTGCAAATGGAAATGGATCCATGACTCCTAACCCTCGTCGGAACTCAGTTGGCGGCGGAACTCCAGAGCTCTTAACACCAAGATCTTACTCAGGGCGCCAAAATGGATATTTCAAGGAACCAAGGCGATTGTCTACTGCACCACTGAACTTTGTGGCCATATCGAAAGAAGATACAATGTCATATGCTACATCTGTCTGTGGTTCAGTGTTAGGCTCCCCCCCTCGTGATTAA
- the LOC101305079 gene encoding cyclin-J18-like: MQRQDASALPFRSRLIDFLIQSAERLQLSPTEKYTALSIFAHRFYPRFISKLEQGNDMGSWLLQPLRESNLQLFALVSLWISNKIHSSPALSVKIFKSLGDKSINEQHFTIRDYSEAERVLMQVVNFEICVENVAFVYFEELLFQFKGVAKIGVLVNFEAGMDIMDLLYEKEETTMLYANPRFLAASVLVASYVTTVPKQKLEFPVLPWVKFVTGCEEEDIVEMVGEILKHVFHLSC, from the exons ATGCAGAGACAAGACGCTTCGGCTCTGCCGTTCCGATCAAGACTCATCGACTTCCTAATCCAATCCGCCGAG CGGCTCCAACTTTCTCCGACCGAGAAGTACACCGCCTTGTCAATCTTCGCTCATAGATTCTACCCGCGTTTCATATCCAA GTTGGAACAGGGGAATGACATGGGAAGCTGGCTCTTGCAGCCCTTGAGAGAGAGCAATCTGCAGCTATTTGCCCTTGTTTCGCTATGGATTTCAAACAAA ATACACTCTTCTCCTGCATTGTCAGTGAAGATATTCAAGTCATTGGGAGATAAAAGTATCAATGAGCAACACTTTACCATTCGAGATTATTCTGAGGCG GAGAGGGTGTTAATGCAG GTAGTGAATTTTGAGATCTGTGTCGAAAATGTTGCTTTCGTATACTTTGAAGAGCTTTTATTTCAATTCAA GGGAGTGGCAAAGATTGGGGTACTAGTGAACTTTGAAGCAGGCATGGACATCATGGATCTACTTTATGAAAAGGAGGAGACAACAATGCTATATGCTAATCCTCGTTTTCTCGCTGCATCAGTCTTG GTTGCTTCATATGTCACTACAGTTCCCAAACAGAAGTTGGAATTCCCGGTTCTTCCCTGGG TTAAGTTTGTAACCGGATGCGAAGAAGAGGATATTGTGGAGATGGTCGGAGAAATTCTTAAGCATGTATTCCATCTTTCTTGCTGA
- the LOC101295228 gene encoding type I inositol 1,4,5-trisphosphate 5-phosphatase CVP2-like has translation MTATARNQREVIMWPRLVANKILKKRLGSNNFVADFPNNSEDSTLPLETPSFDPEKPLSLSPTTPAPKILNHDHKATHNYKVFVSTWNVGGVEPRDDMNMTDWINDTSCDIYVFGFQEIVPLKASNVLGSENSTICMKWNSFIRETLNKKMNYPGDKSRDKNGNSTTVESSNNNPESHDYFQCIISKQMVGILITVWVRRNLRPLIRNPSVSCVGCGIMGCLGNKGSVSVRFQLHETSFCFVCCHLASGGRLGDEKLRNSNVAEIMNRTSFPRGPLLDLPRKILDHQRVIFLGDLNYRISLPEATTRSLVDCKDWKVLLKSDQLSMELNDGQVFEGWLEGSIKFAPTYKYFPDSDTYYGSPSPARKGEKRRAPAWCDRIIWYGTGLKQHVYDRGESKLSDHRPVKSIFTAQVEVLPSLMRGYQSFFLSDRFDKISSQFDQVPSTDDRYLCQRRSSSFKT, from the exons ATGACTGCAACTGCAAGAAATCAAAGAGAA GTGATCATGTGGCCTAGACTTGTAGCGAACAAGATTCTGAAGAAGCGATTAGGAAGCAACAACTTTGTAGCGGATTTCCCAAACAACTCCGAGGACTCCACCTTGCCCCTGGAAACACCGAGTTTTGATCCAGAGAAACCGTTATCTTTAAGCCCGACGACACCAGCTCCGAAGATTTTGAATCATGATCACAAAGCCACACACAATTACAA GGTTTTTGTGAGTACATGGAATGTTGGTGGAGTTGAACCACGAGATGATATGAACATGACGGATTGGATTAATGACACCTCCTGTGACATATATGTTTTCGG GTTTCAAGAAATTGTTCCTCTTAAAGCTTCAAATGTTCTGGGATCTGAGAATAGTACGATCTGCATGAAGTGGAACTCATTCATTAGAGAAACATTGAACAAGAAAATGAACTACCCGGGAGACAAGAGTAGAGACAAAAATGGGAATTCAACCACTGTGGAAAGCAGCAATAATAATCCAGAATCACACGATTACTTCCAGTGTATTATAAGTAAGCAAATGGTGGGAATACTAATAACAGTCTGGGTTCGAAGAAATCTTCGTCCTCTGATTCGAAATCCCAGTGTTTCATGTGTTGGCTGTGGCATCATGGGTTGCCTCGGCAATAAG GGTTCAGTGTCGGTTAGGTTTCAACTGCATGAAACAAGCTTCTGCTTCGTGTGCTGTCATCTAGCTTCAGGAGGAAGACTAGGAGATGAGAAACTCAGAAACTCAAACGTAGCTGAAATCATGAACAGAACAAGTTTCCCTAGAGGTCCTTTGCTTGATTTGCCAAGAAAGATCCTGGACCACCA ACGAGTGATCTTCCTGGGAGATTTGAATTACAGAATTTCCCTTCCAGAAGCAACCACACGATCATTAGTGGATTGCAAAGATTGGAAGGTCTTACTGAAGAGCGATCAG CTGAGTATGGAGCTGAATGATGGTCAAGTATTTGAAGGCTGGCTTGAAGGGAGTATCAAATTTGCCCCGACTTACAAATATTTTCCAGATTCTGATACATATTATGGGTCTCCTTCTCCTGCAAGAAAAGGTGAAAAGAGGCGTGCTCCTGCATG GTGTGATCGGATAATCTGGTATGGAACTGGTTTGAAGCAACATGTATACGACAGAGGCGAATCGAAGTTGTCCGATCACAGGCCAGTGAAGTCAATATTTACCGCCCAAGTTGAAGTTTTACCATCGCTTATGAGAGGATACCAGAGCTTTTTTCTTTCAGACAGGTTTGACAAAATTTCAAGTCAGTTTGATCAGGTACCCTCCACCGACGATCGTTATCTATGTCAACGTAGATCATCAAGCTTCAAAACTTAA